CACCGGGGAGTTCGAGGAGCTTGAGGCGGACAGCGTGGTGCTGGCGCTGGGCCAGGACTCGGACCTGTCCCTGCTGCGGGACGTGCCGGAGCTGGCCGTGGACCACGGCATGGTGCGGGTCGCCGACGGTCTCATGACGGGCCATCAGGGGATTTTCGCGGGCGGCGACATGGTGCCCGCGGAACGCACCGTGACGGTGGCCGTTGGGCACGGGAAGAAGGCGGCGCGGCACATCGACGCGTATCTGCGGGGCACCACCTACGACCCGGGCGCCAAGCACGCTCCGGCCGAGTTCGACCTGCTCAACACCTGGTACTACTCCGACGCCCCCGCGTCGGTGCGGCCACGCCTCGAACTGGCCCGCCGGGTGTCGACGTTCGACGAGGTGGTGCAGGGACTCGACGAGTCCACCGCGCTGTTCGAGGCCCGGCGCTGCATGTCCTGCGGGAACTGCTTCGAGTGCGACAACTGCTACGGCGTCTGCCCGGACAACGCCATCAGGAAGCTGGGCCCGGGCAAGGGCTTCGAAATCGACCTGGACTACTGCAAGGGCTGCGGGCTGTGTGCGGCCGAATGTCCGTGCGGGGCCATCGAGATGGTGCCGGAGGAGGGCTCCGGCGCATGACACCCCTGTCGAAGCGCCCCCGCGGGTCACCGCGGGGGCGCCGTGCTGTGCGGTTCAGCCGACGAACTCGCCGACCGCCGACTTCAGTTCGCTCAGGCCCTTCTTCGCGTCGGTGAAGAACATCCCGGTCTTGGGGTCGGTGTAGAGCTCGTTGTCGATGCCCGCGTATCCGTGGCCCATCGAGCGCTTGATGACCACGACGCTCTTGGCCTTGTCGACGTCCAGGATCGGCATGCCCGAGATCGCGTTGCCGGGCTTGCGGGCGATCGGGTTGGTGACGTCGTTGGCGCCGATGACGAGCGCGACGTCGGCCTGCGGGAACTCGGGGTTGACGTCGTCCATCTCCTTCAGCTGGGTGTAGGGGACGTTGGCCTCGGCCAGCAGCACGTTCATGTGCCCGGGCATGCGGCCCGCGACCGGGTGGACGGCGTAGCTGACGTCCACGCCGTTGTCGCTGAGCAGCTTGGCGAGGTCGCCGAGTTCGTGCTGGGCCTGGGCGGCGGCCAGGCCGTAGCCCGGGACGAAGATGACCTTGCTCGCGTAGGCGAGCTGGATCGCGACGTCGTCGGCGGAGACCGGCCGCACCTGGGCGGGGGCGCCTCCGGCGACGGCCGCCGGGGCGCTGTCACCGGTGCCGAAGCCGCCGACCACGATGTTGGCGATGGACCGGTTCATGGCGTCGGCCATCAGCTTGGTGAGGATGCCACCGGAGGAGCTGACCAGCATGCCCGCGATGATCAGCGCGGTCTCGTTCAGGACGAAGCCGGCCATCGCGACCGCGGATCCGGTGAAGGCGTTCAGCAGGGCGATGACGACCGGCATGTCCGCGCCGCCGATGGGCAGCACCATCGTCACGCCGAACAGCAGGGCGACGGCCACGAGCCCGTAGAGGGCGCCGAGGGAGTCGGGCGACAGCACCAGCCAGACGGTGCCGGCGACGAAGGAGGCCGGCAGCAGCACGTTGAGCAGCCGTGCTCCCGGGAAGACGACCGGCGCGCCGGAGACGACGCCCTGGAGCTTGCCGGCCGCGATGAGCGATCCGGAGAAGGTGACCGCGCCGATCACGATGTCCAGGGCGCCCGGCAGGGAGACGCGGGCGCCGAGGGCGGCCGGGTGGTCGGCCTGGAGCAGGTCGTTGACGGCGATGAGGGCGGCGGCCCCGCCGCCGACTGCGTTGAACAGGCTGACCAGTTGGGGCATGGCGGTCATCTTGACCTCGCGCGCGGCGTACAGGCCGAGCGCGGCGCCGATCAGGCCGCCGGAGACGAGCACCAGCCAGCCGGTCGTGGTGATCGTGTCCTCGTGGATCACCAGCCACACGGTGGCGGCGATCGCGACGGCCATGGCACCGGCGGAGATCGCGTTGCCGCGGCGGGCGGTGCGCGGATGGTTCATCAGGTGCAGGCCGAGCACGAAGCAGGCCGCGGTGCCGAGGAAGACGTAGTGGACGGCGTTGGAGACGGTGTCCATGGCGCTCACACGTCCTTCTTCTCACTCGGCCTGGCCCGGAACATCTCCAGCATCCGATCGGTGACGACGTATCCGCCGACGACGTTCATCGCGCCGAACACCATGGCCACGAAGGCCAGGACGTAGCCGAGCCAGGTGTGCGACTCGGCGGCGATCAGCATGGCGCCGATGACGACGATGCCGTGCACGGAGTTCGAGCCGGACATCAGCGGGGTGTGCAGGGTCGCGGGGACCTTGCTGATGACCTCGACGCCGACCAGGACGCTCAGCACGAAGACGGTGATCGCGGTGAGGAGATCGAGTTCGTTCACGATGTCGCGCCTCCCTTCGGTGACGCTTCGCCCAGGAGCGCGGCCGTGATCTCGTCGGCCGGGTCGAGGACGAGTTCGCCGTCGCGCACGAGGTGGCGCAGGAGCGCGACGAGGTTGCGGGCGTAGGCCGTGGAGGCCGCGGTCGCCATGGCGGACGGCAGCCGGCCGGCGCCGATGACGGTGACGCCGTTGTCGAGGACGTCAGTCTTGTCGGGCTCGGATCCCTCGACGTTGCCGCCGAGGTCGCTCGCGGCGAGGTCGACGACGACCGAGCCGGGTTTCATGCCCCGCACGGCGGCGGCGGTGACCAGCAGCGGCGGCTTGCGGCCGGGCACCTGGGCGGTGGTGATGACGATGTCGGTGCGGGCGATGTGCGCGTCCAGTGCCGCGCGCTGGGCCCGCTGCTCCTCCTCGGTCAGCTCCCGTGCGTAGCCGCCCTGTCCGGCGCCCGGTTCCCCTGGTGCCTGGCTCTGGATGTCCAGGAACCGGGCGCCCAGCGACTCCACCTCCCCTCTCGACTCGGGGCGTACGTCGTACGCCGTGACGACGGCGCCGAGGCGGCGGGCGGTGGCGATCGCCTGCAGCCCGGCCACCCCGGCGCCGAGGACCAGGACCTGCGCCGGGCGCATGGTGCCCGCCGCGGTGGTCAGCATCGGGAAGAACCGGTCGTAGGAGTCGGCCGCGAGGACGGCCGCCTTGTAGCCGGCGACATTGGCCTGGGAGGTCAGCGCGTCCATGGACTGGGCGCGGCTGAGGGTGCGCGGCAGCAGATCGAGGCTCACCGTGCGCGCTCCGCGCTCGGCCAGTTCCCGCACGAGCGCCGGGTGGCGCAGTGGTTCGAGCAGGCCGATCAGGGTCTGTCCGGCGCGCAGCGAGCGTGCGGTCTCGGCGTCCGGCGGGCCCACGCACAGCACGGCGTCCGCACGCGTGTACAGCTCGTCCGCCGGTACGACGCCGGCGCCCGCCTCGGTGTAGTCGGCGTCGGTGAACCAGGCGCCTGAGCCGGCCCCGGTCTCGACCAGGACGTCGATGCCGGCCCGGGTGAGCAGGGTGACCGCCTCGGGGACCAGGGCGACACGGCGTTCGCCGGGCGCCCGCTCCCGTACGGCACCTACGGTGACGTTTGGCATGATCTGCTGCCTCTCTCCTGGGCCGCGGGGGTCTCCCGGGCCTCAGAACTCGAAGACGAGCCGGGCTTCGGCCCGTCCGCCGAGGACCTCGTCGAAGGAGTCGTTGACCTGGTCCAGGCGCCGGGTCTCGGCGATGACCTGGGTGCGGCCGGCGGCGTGCAGGGCGAAGACCTCGGCCAGGTCCTGGCGCGTGCCCACTATCGAGCCTATGACGGAGATGCCGCCGAGGACGGTCTCGAAGATGGGCACATTGATCGCGGCGTTGTCGGCGGGCAGCGCGACCATGACCAGGCGTCCCCCGCGGTTGAGCGACCTGAACGCCTGCTCGAAGGCCTTGGGGGCAGCGGCGAGCACGACGGCGACGTCCGCGCCGCCGGCCTTCTTGATCTCCTCGACCGGGTCGTGGGTGCGGGCGTTGACGATCTCGTCGGCGCCGAGCCGGTGGGCCAGGCCGAGCTTGTCGGGTTCCAGGTCGACGGCGGTGACCAGGCCGCCGACGAGACGCGCGTACTGCAGGGCGAGGTGGCCGAGGCCGCCGACGCCGAAGACGGCGACCCGCTCGGCGGGGACGACGCGGGCGACCTTGATCGCCTTGTACGTAGTGACGCCGGCGCAGGTCAGGGGTGCCGCGTCGAGGGAGCTGACCCCGTCGGGCACGTGCACGATCCCGCTCGCGTCGGCGACGGCGTACTCGGCGTAGCAACCGTCCACGCTGTAGCCGGAGTTGACCTGGGACTCGCACAGAGTCTCCCAGCCGGAGACGCAGTAGCGGCAGGTGCCGCACGACGAGCCGAGCCACGGCACGGCGACCCGCTTGCCGACGAGGTCGGCCGGGACGCCGGCGCCGACGGCCGTGACGGGTCCGATGCCCTCGTGGCCGGGGATGAACGGCGGCCGGGGCTTGACCGGCCAGTCGCCGTGCGCCGCGTGAATGTCGGTGTGGCAGAGGCCGGAGGCCTCCATCTTCACGAGTACCTGGCCGGGGCCGGGCTCGGGGACGGGCAGGTCCTGGATCTCCAGGGGCTTGCCGAAGTCGGTGACGACTGCTGCCTTCATCGATCTGCTCCTCAACTGGTCGGTTCGCCGGGCGCCTCGGCCCGGGTCACGAAGTGCAGCCCGTCCCCGGCTGCGAGGGAGAATCCGCCCGGTGTGCCCTCTTCGACGTCCAGGACGAAGGAGGGGCGGCCGAGCGCTCGTACTGGTCGGCGTCCACGTGGAAGGTGCAGCCGTCGATCTCGCCGACGAGCAGGTCGCCCGCTCCCAGGGCGAATTCGCCGCCCTCGAAGCACATGGGGTCGCTGCCGTCGCAGCAGCCGCCCGACTGGACGAACATCACCGGCCCGCCCTGGGCGGCGCACAGGGCCGCGATCGCCCCGCGCGCCGCCGGTGTGGCGGTGACGCGCCCGGCGGTGCCGTTCTCCGCCTTCTCGGACATGTCGCCGTACTCCTCCTAGAACAGCCCGAGCGGTTTGTCGTCGTAGCTGACCAGGAGGTTCTTGGTCTGGCTGTAGTGCTCGAGCATCATCTTGTGGGTCTCGCGGCCGATGCCGGAGATCTTGTAGCCACCGAACGCGGCACCCGCGGGGTACTGGTGGTAGCAGTTGGTCCAGACGCGGCCGGCCTTGATCGCGCGGCCCATCCGGTAGGTGCGGGAGGTGTCGCGGCTCCACACGCCGGCGCCCAGGCCGTACAGCGTGTCGTTGGCGATCTCCAGGGCCTCGGCCTCGTCCTTGAACGTGGTGACCGCGAGGACGGGTCCGAAGATCTCCTCCTGGAAGACCCGCATCCTGTTGTGGCCCTTGAGGACGGTCGGTTCGAAGAAGTAGCCGTTCTCGAACTCGCCGCCCATGGAGGGCCGGTGGCCGCCGACCAGGAGCTCGGCGCCCTCCTTCAGGCCGATCTCGACGTACGACGCGATCTTCTCGATCTGCTGCTTGGAGACCTGGGGTCCCATCATGGTGTCGGTGTCGAGCGGGTCGCCCTGCTTGATGGCGCGGATGCGCTCCAGGCAACGTGCCATGAACTCCTCGTAGATGTCCTCCTGGATGAGCGCGCGGGAGGGGCAGGTGCAGACCTCGCCCTTGTTGAACGCGTACAGGACGAGTCCCTCGACGGCCTTGTTGAGGAAGTCGTCGTCGTGGGCGGCCACGTCGTTGAAGAAGATGTTCGGCGACTTGCCGCCGAGCTCCAGGGTGACGGGGATGATGTTCTCCGCCGCGTACTGCATGATCAGGCGGCCGGTGACGGTCTCGCCGGTGAAGGCGACCTTGGCGATGCGCTTGCTGGTCGCGAGGGCCTTGCCGATCTCGGCGCCGGGGCCGTTGACGACGTTGAGGACGCCCGCCGGGAGCAGGTCACCGACGACCTCCATCAGCTTCAGGATCGACCACGGGGTGGGCGAGGCCGGCTTGATGACGGTGGCGTTGCCTGCGGCGAGCGCCGGGGCGAGCTTCCACGCGGCCATCAGCAGCGGGAAGTTGAACGGGATGATCTGGCCGACCACGCCCAGCGGCTCGTGGAAGTGGTAGGCGATCAGGTTCTTGTCGATCTCGGTGATCTCGCTCTCCTCGGCGCGGATCGCGGCCGCGAAGTAGCGGAAGTGGTCGGCGGCGAGGGGGATGTCGGCGGCCAGGGTCTCGCGGACCGGCTTGCCGTTGTCCCAGCTCTCGGCGACCGCGAGTTCCTCGCGGTGGGCGTCGATGGCGTCGGCGACCTTGTTCAGCACCGCGGCCCGCTCGGCGGTGGAGGCCTCGCCCCACTTGCCCTGGGCGGCGTGGGCGGCGTCGAGGGCGAGTTCGATGTCGGCGGCCCCCGAGCGCGGGATCTCACAGATGGGCTTGGCGGTGGCCGGGCACAGGTTGGCCGAGTACTGATCGGTGGTGGGCGCCTGCCACTTGCCTCCGATGAAGTTCTCGTAGCGTGGCGCCACGTCGACCGGGCTGCCGGGCCTGCCCGGAGACTCGTACTTCATGACCGTCCCCTTTCGATGACGACGATCCGCTGATGCTCGACACGCTAGAAACGGGGACGCTGCAATACCGCTGCATGCCGTCCGGGCCGCGGGATCACACCGTTCTCCAGGCCGAGGGCGCGAGCCCTGGCGGCAGCCGCCGCGCGCTGCGGGGAGCCGCCCGGCAGGGTGTGGGCGAGCGCCGACCAGGCGGGGGCGTCGTCTCCGCCCCAGCCGGCGTCGACCCAGCGGCGCAGCAGCCCGGCGTCCCGGCTGGCCAGGACGGCGCCACGCAACTGCTGTTCCAGGCAGCGGCGTTGCTCCACGATCACCGGTGCGTCGGAGCGGGGCAGCAACGGACCCGCGTAGTGGGCGAGGGCCTCGGCCACCCGGCCCTCGGCGAGGAGTTCCGCCACGTCGCCGAAGTCGGTGCGCACGGGGCGCAGCAGGGCGTACGGCCGTGAGCCGAGCAGTTCGGGGCCCAGCACGGCGCGCAGCCGCGTCAGTTCGGCCCGCAGGGTGGAGGCGGGCACCTCACGCTCCGACAGGTCCACCGCGAGCCGCTCTCCGGTCGCACCGTGGCCGGCGAGGGCGAGCGCGAGGACGATCTCGCTGTGCCGGGGGCTGAGCCGGTGCGTCCGTCCGGCGCCCTCCAGCAGGACACTGTCCCGGCCCAGCGCGTACAGGCGCATCGGGTCCCCCTGGGGCGTTCGCAGGCGGGCCAGCTCGGCCTCGGCGGCCAGCGCTGCTGCCCGCACCGCCGCGAGGGCCGGCGGGGTGGCGATGGTCGGCCCGCCGGACAGGTCGACGACGCCCACGACGCGGCCGGTGCGCGGATCACGGACGGGCGCGGCGGCGCAGGACCAGCCGTGCACGGCGGCGCTGTAGTGCTCGCCGGTCACGATCTGCACGGCGCGCCCCAACTCCAGCGCGGTTCCGGGGGCGTTGGTGCCGGCCTGCCGCTCGGACCAGCCGGCGCCCTCCGCGAAGTGCATGCGTTCGGCGCGTCCGACGGCGTTGGTGTCGCCCTCGACCCACAGCAGGGTTCCGTCGGCGTCGCCGACGGCGAACACGTGCCCGTCGTCGGCGGCTCCGGTGCCCAGTACCTCGCGGAGCATGGGCAGCGCGGCGGCGAGCGGGTGGGCGGTGCGGTAGGTGCGCAGTTC
Above is a genomic segment from Streptomyces sp. SLBN-31 containing:
- a CDS encoding NAD(P)(+) transhydrogenase (Re/Si-specific) subunit beta yields the protein MDTVSNAVHYVFLGTAACFVLGLHLMNHPRTARRGNAISAGAMAVAIAATVWLVIHEDTITTTGWLVLVSGGLIGAALGLYAAREVKMTAMPQLVSLFNAVGGGAAALIAVNDLLQADHPAALGARVSLPGALDIVIGAVTFSGSLIAAGKLQGVVSGAPVVFPGARLLNVLLPASFVAGTVWLVLSPDSLGALYGLVAVALLFGVTMVLPIGGADMPVVIALLNAFTGSAVAMAGFVLNETALIIAGMLVSSSGGILTKLMADAMNRSIANIVVGGFGTGDSAPAAVAGGAPAQVRPVSADDVAIQLAYASKVIFVPGYGLAAAQAQHELGDLAKLLSDNGVDVSYAVHPVAGRMPGHMNVLLAEANVPYTQLKEMDDVNPEFPQADVALVIGANDVTNPIARKPGNAISGMPILDVDKAKSVVVIKRSMGHGYAGIDNELYTDPKTGMFFTDAKKGLSELKSAVGEFVG
- a CDS encoding NAD(P) transhydrogenase subunit alpha, which encodes MNELDLLTAITVFVLSVLVGVEVISKVPATLHTPLMSGSNSVHGIVVIGAMLIAAESHTWLGYVLAFVAMVFGAMNVVGGYVVTDRMLEMFRARPSEKKDV
- a CDS encoding NAD(P) transhydrogenase subunit alpha, with amino-acid sequence MPNVTVGAVRERAPGERRVALVPEAVTLLTRAGIDVLVETGAGSGAWFTDADYTEAGAGVVPADELYTRADAVLCVGPPDAETARSLRAGQTLIGLLEPLRHPALVRELAERGARTVSLDLLPRTLSRAQSMDALTSQANVAGYKAAVLAADSYDRFFPMLTTAAGTMRPAQVLVLGAGVAGLQAIATARRLGAVVTAYDVRPESRGEVESLGARFLDIQSQAPGEPGAGQGGYARELTEEEQRAQRAALDAHIARTDIVITTAQVPGRKPPLLVTAAAVRGMKPGSVVVDLAASDLGGNVEGSEPDKTDVLDNGVTVIGAGRLPSAMATAASTAYARNLVALLRHLVRDGELVLDPADEITAALLGEASPKGGATS
- a CDS encoding zinc-dependent alcohol dehydrogenase gives rise to the protein MKAAVVTDFGKPLEIQDLPVPEPGPGQVLVKMEASGLCHTDIHAAHGDWPVKPRPPFIPGHEGIGPVTAVGAGVPADLVGKRVAVPWLGSSCGTCRYCVSGWETLCESQVNSGYSVDGCYAEYAVADASGIVHVPDGVSSLDAAPLTCAGVTTYKAIKVARVVPAERVAVFGVGGLGHLALQYARLVGGLVTAVDLEPDKLGLAHRLGADEIVNARTHDPVEEIKKAGGADVAVVLAAAPKAFEQAFRSLNRGGRLVMVALPADNAAINVPIFETVLGGISVIGSIVGTRQDLAEVFALHAAGRTQVIAETRRLDQVNDSFDEVLGGRAEARLVFEF
- a CDS encoding DUF779 domain-containing protein, whose translation is MSEKAENGTAGRVTATPAARGAIAALCAAQGGPVMFVQSGGCCDGSDPMCFEGGEFALGAGDLLVGEIDGCTFHVDADQYERSAAPPSSWTSKRAHRADSPSQPGTGCTS
- a CDS encoding aldehyde dehydrogenase family protein, giving the protein MKYESPGRPGSPVDVAPRYENFIGGKWQAPTTDQYSANLCPATAKPICEIPRSGAADIELALDAAHAAQGKWGEASTAERAAVLNKVADAIDAHREELAVAESWDNGKPVRETLAADIPLAADHFRYFAAAIRAEESEITEIDKNLIAYHFHEPLGVVGQIIPFNFPLLMAAWKLAPALAAGNATVIKPASPTPWSILKLMEVVGDLLPAGVLNVVNGPGAEIGKALATSKRIAKVAFTGETVTGRLIMQYAAENIIPVTLELGGKSPNIFFNDVAAHDDDFLNKAVEGLVLYAFNKGEVCTCPSRALIQEDIYEEFMARCLERIRAIKQGDPLDTDTMMGPQVSKQQIEKIASYVEIGLKEGAELLVGGHRPSMGGEFENGYFFEPTVLKGHNRMRVFQEEIFGPVLAVTTFKDEAEALEIANDTLYGLGAGVWSRDTSRTYRMGRAIKAGRVWTNCYHQYPAGAAFGGYKISGIGRETHKMMLEHYSQTKNLLVSYDDKPLGLF
- a CDS encoding GAF domain-containing protein, producing MDASTAASLSASRTAHERFIASPGTAPGARGLVAESWRRCAQCAVRPDGSRLPPLLRTTQELRTYRTAHPLAAALPMLREVLGTGAADDGHVFAVGDADGTLLWVEGDTNAVGRAERMHFAEGAGWSERQAGTNAPGTALELGRAVQIVTGEHYSAAVHGWSCAAAPVRDPRTGRVVGVVDLSGGPTIATPPALAAVRAAALAAEAELARLRTPQGDPMRLYALGRDSVLLEGAGRTHRLSPRHSEIVLALALAGHGATGERLAVDLSEREVPASTLRAELTRLRAVLGPELLGSRPYALLRPVRTDFGDVAELLAEGRVAEALAHYAGPLLPRSDAPVIVEQRRCLEQQLRGAVLASRDAGLLRRWVDAGWGGDDAPAWSALAHTLPGGSPQRAAAAARARALGLENGVIPRPGRHAAVLQRPRF